Below is a genomic region from Rhododendron vialii isolate Sample 1 chromosome 5a, ASM3025357v1.
CATATATGTACAGTTTTAGGGTTGGATTTGGGGGTTTTGTGATTCTGAATTGTTAATCAGAAATTAGGGGTTTTGTATGCATAGAAATTAGGGGTTTTGTAGAACGGGTTACTCGTTCTAAGGTGGAACACTTAGCAGTGATATACTGGTACCACTTTTGAGTCCCCTCCGTTAACAAACTACCTGTAGTGACTAGCTTTGGAGTGCTTAGTATATTATGCAATTCCAACCATATGTTACATGGATTCAGAATGCATTAAGCATGTGACCCAAATGAAACACCACAAGCCTGGGTATCTATATGAGCTTGGATATGCATACTATTTCATACACATCTTTCATTTTAGTTCCATTTACATTCGAgtctagagaaaaaaaatggaaattgaaaaCCTGACCGGTATTATTAAGTCTGTGAGGTTTCACTATTTTATAGCATCTTCAAGACATGAGCACTTTATGAAATAGTGACACCTCCATAAATGGAAGGTGGGGAACGTAAATTTGGCTTGATTAATGGTAAAGCCGTTTCTTAAGCCAAGAAATGACCGACTGTAGGAACTCATTTTTTGGAGACTTCATGCGAAAGAATTGATTTAGATTGGGAAATGGCTTACCATTGTAGTTTCTCTTAAGATGAATATATCCGTATACTCCCCCCGTCCCAAATTATTGTTCTCTTTTCGGTATTCATGCTCTTAGATCAGGTTAACAAATAATGTCTCTACCTAAAATGAAATTCATAACCTATCTGTGTAACTCAATTAGTTGTTTCCAaagtagtttttaaaattatttaaactAGAATAAAGCATAAACTATGGATGGTTTTTTCAAATGTCTTAAATAGTGTGAAATCAACAGATTGTTAGATTGGGACCAAGGGAGTAAATACTTTGGGTACACCATCTTCGGGTTATACTATTTTTTGAGACTGTCTTTGCGTAACACGCACACGCATGGTATTTGTATTGATTCTATTGAAGTAAGAAATATTACTTAGGGTTAGCAAGTTGTGTAGAGGTTTTTTCAATAGCTATCTGAGACTGAGGCAGTGAGGttatcttgtttatttgttCTATTGTACCTATTAGGGAAGAGAAGGGTGACAATTCAGGATTTCAGAGGGAAAACTTTGGTGTCAATCAGGGAGTATTATAGTAAAGATGGCAAAGACCTTCCTTCTACATAAGGTAATAGGTATTGTATTCAACTTGTTGAGGTGTGTTTCTTTGTGTTGTTGGGCTTGTCCATTGTTGCATActaattggaaaaattgtggCTGGGTGAGCACATGTCGAGTTTTGTTTGTTATAGGGGATAtgagaaatttgaatttgggattATGTTTCACCCTGCACAAGTTGGTTTATGAAATCATTAGTTCAGTAACATCTCGGATATTATTGCGCTCCTATTCACTGCCTCTACATTTAGTGACTTTTCTATTGTTGACCATCTGTGTGCGTGcgtttgtgtgttttttgaaataacacgtgtgtgtgtgtgtgtgagagagagagatggtaaaGAAAATTCTTGTGTTCTTTAAGACTTCCAGCTTCCTCCTTTAAGAAAGGTGTAATCTTAAATCTGCCCTTAAGCTCTTAGTACCTACTGTCAATGCGTTTGTTATTATCAATCCCCTATAATTTTTGGTCTGAGGTTTTACTCTGTGGGGCTTGGTTTGGGTATGCCCTGCTAATCTGGATGCTTTACTTCAAATGTGGTGTGATTACAAATTGAAATCTGgatgcttttcttttttgctttggGTTTCTTATGGTTCCTTTGGTTGGGGTGTTTGTTTCTCTCTGTGTTTGGGTGGTGAGTGGTGTAGTGTATTTGGTTGGGGGCTTCTTTTGTGGTGGCTTGCTGTCTGAGTCTAGTTTTCCTTCTGTTTTGGGCTTCTTTTGGTTTCTTTGGTTGGGGGTGTTTGTTTCTCTCTGTGTTTGGGTGGTCAGTGGGGTTGTATCTTTGGTTGGGGTCTGTTTTGGCTTCCTGTTCCTAGCAGATCCATTTGTGGCTTTTATTTGGGGTGCATCTGCCCTTTTCGGATCTGTATGCTACCTCCTTTTGTGCTGTTGCTGCTTCTGGGCTGGAAGTCTCACTGTCTCCAGGTTCATCCATGATGGTTTCTGTTTATAGTGCTGACAGTTCTGGACTTAGAGCTTTGTCTCTCCAGGTTCAGCACTGTATCTGTTGCTGCTGTTTTGGCTGGTGGACTATTTTGGTTGCTCTTTCAACTCCTAAATCTCGAGAGGTTGATAGAGAATAGATTTATTTATGTACTCTTTAGAGGGCAAAGAGTTGTTCTGTTGCTATTTCTAGGTTTGGAGTTCCTTTGTTTTCAGGCTCAGAGCCTCTGAATTTGGAAACTAATTTCTTTTAAGTTCATCATCTCTTTTGCTGATTTTGCTGTTGTTTGTTTCTGGACTTGGAGCTTTGTGTCTCCAGGTTCAGCCTTGAATCTGGGGCTGCTGTTTCATGTTAGGTACGTTGTTGGCAGATGTTATTTGAGTTGTTCTTTCAACTCCTAAATTTAGGGGGGCTGAGAGTTCCTTCTTTTCTCTTATTTTGGATGAAGACACTTATACCAGTGCTGTTGCTTTCTGCCTCAACTGATGGGCATTATGACACGGTTGTACACTGCTTTTCTCAATAATTGTTTGAGTCCCACTTACTTCTATTGCCAGCAATCCTTTAATCATGTTCATGATCAGTCTACCACTTCAAAGAAATCCCCTTCTCTATGAACTCGATTGATCAGTGTTTAAATAACTTCTGTTCCACCGATTGTAGTCACATGCGGATTTCAATGAAGACCAAGTCAATGCTTTTCTTTGTGATGTTATGACTCATGATCTCTATGATACAATGATGCCTTCTTCTATTAATGTTGTTACCTTGTAAGTGTGGACTATAAGTAATTGCTTACTTGCGGTCTAGAAACAGACAAGGGGGGAAGTACATCAGTACATGATCTTCTTCTTGTTTATGCTTGTTTCTATACTTCTGGTTCAAACATAGTTTTTCCTGTCGTGTTTGGGAGTTCTTGTCGTTGTTTCCTAGAGTATGCCATCACTGCTTTTATGAAACACTTAACATGGTAGATTTTTATGTAGTCTGCAGTTTGTCCAAGGAAGATGCACTTGATACTACAGAATGTCAAGAAAGTATCAAAGGTAGCTATCGCTTTGTGTTGCTTGACATAACCATCTTTTtcatgctctttttttttttcttccccaaatTGCTACGATGACGTATTATGGTGTTCTCAATTTGCAGCCAGATGGTCACATTCTTTTACTAGATTATGCAATAGAAGATTATGCTCAAGTGTCCAAAATCTATACCTATTACAGCTTATTAATACTTGTTTCCCGCACTTTTCCTGCACACTACTAGAGAGTAGAGAGTGATAGAATTGTTGTACTCACAAATTCTTTTCCACTACTACACGTAATTGTCGTTCTTCAGCTGGTAGCAACTTGGGGCTATTTAACCGCTAGATTGATGTAAaagatttaattttttctagtCTAGTTGTGAACCATGTCAGTGATTTGTCCCATTTGCTGTCTTTTGAATATTACTAGAGATATGTCTACTATCTGAAGCAGTTATGTTTGCATATCTTTTTAAAGCGCAGATTTTCATGATTAAGATTGGTATCTCTCTCTGGTTGGAAACTTCTACAAAACTTTTTATCTCCAAGTGTTGAACCATCTAAAGGGCATGTTAGTAGTTGCCTTAATCTATGTTAGCTCTTTGATATGTCGAATTATCAATTTCAGCTTTGAACAAGTGTCCTTCAATTTCCTCTGCTTCTGTCAATCAGATATATGGGATTGATGCAACATCTGGAGCTGGTgtttcagctttgaatatctCCTCGGGAGATCACGTCTTTGATCTCTGTGCTGCTCCTGGTAAGTCTGTTTTGTAATTAGCTTAATGGCCAATTCATCTACTTTTTCGAACATGAACTTTGTTTGTTGATAGAAGAGTCAATTTAGATTAATACCATC
It encodes:
- the LOC131325971 gene encoding uncharacterized protein LOC131325971, translating into MAKTFLLHKSHADFNEDQVNAFLCDVMTHDLYDTMMPSSINVVTFLSKEDALDTTECQESIKARWSHSFTRLCNRRLCSSVQNLYLLQLINTCFPHFSCTLLESRE